Within Rattus rattus isolate New Zealand chromosome 12, Rrattus_CSIRO_v1, whole genome shotgun sequence, the genomic segment tgcctctgtctcctgagtgctgggcttgaaGGCCTGTATTATCACTGcctggctcttttcttttctttttctttttctttttctctttttaaagacagggttctGCTATGTACTCTGTGTGGCCTGAAACCacatagaccaggatggcctaaaACACACAGAGGTTTCCTGCTTTGGCCCCACAGGGCAGAACTAAAGGTGTACATCCCCATGCCCAGCTAAACTCATACATGTCAGTCTAACAGAAGTGATGCTctttcctctatttttcttttacatatttttctacaTCAGGATTTCACATAAACTCAGTTTTTTAAGTTTCCACTTATAAAAATGTGaaggtttatttttagttttatttaggtttgctttttgagatagggtcttttaGGCTTCAAACTAATGATATAATGATTTACAGGCATGTAACATCATACccgacttaaaaatattttaatatccttAAGTTACTTCAAGTTATTTCTTTACTCTTAACCCCCTTTCCCTGTGGTTCTCAGTGACAATGTCCAGTGTCTCTAGAACATTCCTTATTTGAGGCTTTCTGAAGTCAAGGGTACCGGCTGGTGTGAGCCTCACAGGGATCAGCAGTGTGGCGTACTTTGTCACTGTCTGAACTTTCCCAGGCCTTTAGTGTCATAGTATCAGTCACTCAGGAGCAACTGTCATCTAGTGTTGGTGAGGGTCCCACTCTATCAGATGGAGAGTGAAAGTGCAAGCACACACAAGGGTGGGACGGGGGCTCATGGCAGGACCCTGAGGATCCTCAGTCCTTCCAGCACAGTGGCAGCTAAAAAGAAGGTATTTGACCAGAATCTAGTTTTGATGAGGAGCAAGCTAGGCTTGCAGGTACCTGCTGAGGAGCGGCAGGGGCTGTACCTGTTTTTCTGAACTGTGCTGGCAAATAGTCTGTCTTCATATCTCTGCCGAGCAGCATTACCACCAAACCCAAGAAATGTGGCCACATAGACGCGGTACACATGCTCAGTCTGGTGGACATCACACCCCAAGTTGAATTCAGCTAATAAGTTTTTAGCCACTTCTTCCTGCAGGCACAAGGATGACacattttggtattttaaagCAACTTTAGTTCCAGTTAAAAAAGAAGGGTCTAAAAAGAGTTATATTAAGAGCAGCAgattctctctccacctcccaagtatgCTCTTAGCCTGGTTTAAAATGCAGTATGATTCTAACTGAGGAATTGCAGCTGCTGTACATGGGTGGGGTTAGGACTTTCTGAAAAGGAGGTCAGTGCTATAGTTTCTCCCCTCTGACCCACAAATCTATTTATGCTACTTCCTGCTATGGGCATAGACCCAAACACAGGAATGTTCTGATAAATAGACACACCtttatctaaaaaacaaaaataaaaaaaaaaggaaaaagaaatagcatCTGAGTAGTCAACATTAAGGGAGGGTTAGGTTAATGGCAGTAGTCAGTTATAGAGGAATACAATGTGTACTGCGAATAAAAGGCACACAATCACAAAAGGCAAAAATGTAACAACCACATCTTTAAACTATGAcaggaataaaaataatggaaaaattcaccaaaacactaacaatgctttttttttttaaatgatggagAGTCCAGggggagtttttgtttttctgtttgtcctAAGCTTTCTTTGTAGTTTGCTACTTTACAATGAAGGGAGAACGCAGGCAAGGCAGCCTCTAGAGGCATATCTGAGATGGGAAGTAGGAAACACAGGCTCAAATACTTCAATTTCCAAAGTAATTTTCCAAGGAGCACTAGGGGCTGAGTGTTAGGCACACAGCAGCTCGAGCCTGGCTCACAGAAATTATAGGACTAGCATGTGGTCACACCACTAGGAAGGACAGGGTGATGCTGCCAGCTAGGCTTGTCCAGCTCCTTGGCTTACTCTGAACACCCCCTGGTACATGCTCCTACTGTGGGGGAGACAGTGTAGGAGGCCATGCTCTGGTGTCAGTTTACACTGGAGGAAACAGTGATGAGAGACATGGTGATTTTGGGACACATGGGAATGACTCTGTTGTCCTTTTTGGAAGGCACAGCCTGCTGAGGACCACAGACCCTGACAGAGCACTGAAGGACTGGAGGAAAGATGGGGTGAACCAGATGTGGAGTACTAGGTACCAACCTCAATATTTCCCAGAACAGTTTGAAAACAAAAGCGACTGTGCTGGTCATAGCTTCCTAATGATACACAAtgctatattattttttaaaagtgaagtgaaaaaataaacaaaatctcaagCATGTGACTGACATATACACCAGAGAAAAATTctttcagaaaacaaaccagCTAGTGTCAATGTACAAACGCAATCGGCTTGGCTGAGGCCTGCCTCATTCTCCGGCCTCCTTCCTCCTGGGTTGAGAAGGTGAACCTCAGCAAGCAGAGTAAGGATGTGTCCAgactcaggaaacaaaacaaagatggaTGGAGACATGTTAAATGAAAATGGAACCAAACAGAAGGCACTCTGTACAGATAATAACCTGCTGTGAGGAGGCAAAGCTTACAGTTTTGGGGACTTCGTATGCTATCTGGGTAGACACGCCTCCCATGTCAAGAATACCGGCTGTCCTTTTCCGCACGATGGCCTCGCTGCTCTCACTGCCAGGAATGTTGACTTCCACAACTGCCTCATCATCTGGAGAGAGAAGTGTCCACTGGAGGCTTTGAAGAGCACCCAGGCCACTCCTCCCAATGAACTCCACTGTAGCTTAGACAGTAGCTCTGCTCGCCCAACCCTTTGCACTGAGCTATCATAACACTTAGCTCCTCCTCAGCCCTGGGGCTAACCATAAACTGTAGTGTAACTTCCAACCAGATGGCTATGGAAATGTGGCACTTACCCTCCTCAATATGCTCAAACCGTCCAAGGACAAAATTAATGCCAATCCAAGCATACACACCTAGACATTTCAgagcaaaattaagaaaaaaattaagctttAAATCTCTGATCAATTTGGTCTGTGCAAGCTGTCTCACTTATTTTTAACCCCTAACAGCCTGAGACAGAATAACACAGTTCTGCTGTTTTATCTTGCCCTAGTGGTTTTACAAGGACTCTCAATTTTAAAGCTTATACTTTATGTCAGATGTGTTAAGAATGTAAATTCCACAGTGATTGCACACTAACTTCCTCTCATCTTTCCTGTACCTGTCACCCACACAGCCGCCTGTACCTGCCAATGTTCCCTACAGCCCATTTCTATCCATTCCCACTGCTACCTGGATCTGTGTCATTATGCAGTGGAGGTGACAAGCTAACCAATCTTCAGTAGCAACCTCCTCTATCCTATCCTGCTGGGCTGGGCCAAAGAACAATGTCTGAAGTAGCAGGCTGATAATTCAGTATGTATCCAGTTGTCAACATCACCACTACCTTTCCACAGGGCCATGATCTGGCCAAATGAGAGCCCATGCTGGTCTGCAGTGGCCTTCCTTCCCACCTGCAGCAACAGTGGCCATCAACAGTGACGCTGGGCTCATGCTTCTTACGACTACTGAGATGACGTCCTTTACTGTCCTCTCAAAGGCTCCACTTAGAACGTTCttaggtgggtaggtggaggaAAGGCCATTCTCTTTCATATTCCCAGGGTATTTTCCCACGTCCTTTGGGTGCTGAAAATGACCGCTTACAATTCTGAGGGCTGTACTTGTCTGTAAGGAGTTCCTGGCTCAACTACCCAAGTCTGTTTCCCAGTGCATTTCCCCAGGAACCCTGGCTCGACGGTGGGTGACAGAGGAACAGATACCACACATTTAGGTCTCTGCTCCTAGAATACCATTTCACTGAATGGTTGTTTCTCACTCAAGTGTAATAACTTCTCTAAAACAGAACTAATACTTTCTCAGTTCATCAAAGACAAGAATTCCAATTTCCTTGGTAGAAGTAAGTAAGAAGTTCAGCTGGGCAAGGACACAGACTTCCTCCCTCAGCCTGTTCAATATATATTCCCTAATTATGCTAAACTCAGATGAGTTATGTTTAACAGTTTTAGGGCTGTACAATAAAGACCAGTCATCTAAGAGACTAACTTAGTCTTTGAAGAGTATCTCAAGGCTATGGTCTCTAGTGATTCAATATATTGCACAATGTGGAGGGAGGCTCTGAAGGCACTGCTTCTGACACTTCAAACTGATGGTCTGATACCAaccttcctgttttcctgagaTGACTTCGGCATGGGAGTCAGAAAACAAGAAGTCATAGTGCACAGGGATGTCGGTCAGGAGATCCTCCAGGATGGCTTTCTGCTGGCTGTAAGGCAGTCCCAAAATCTACCATCAAACCACatacttggtttttttgttgtttgaaacaaaaataaagaaacttgAAAGAGTTAACTGTAAAACTAAAGTGATTCACTGAAAAGATTGCTTATCTCAGGAATGTTCTTTCCAAATGAAAAAGTTCTGTGAATCATGTGATCTTTAGCTCAGTGGGTGGGGtgctgagttccatccccagcactgtataaacctGGCATGGTAGTGTAAATccactccagcactcaggagatggaggtaGAAGGATTGGAAATTTAAGGTCAGGCTCTGTTACATATTTAGTTTGAGGCAAACCTGAGatataagactctgtctcaccAGCCACTTCAAAATTAACTTTATAATTAATAGTAAAAAACGAGTAGATTAAAAGCTCTTTGGGGAGATCTGCATAAGAGAATAGCCCTGAGATGAGATAGccatgatggggaggggagagcagtaAGCCACCCCTCCTTTGCAGAGACCACCCACTCTCCAGGCTGAGGAAGACCACCTTTCAGGAAGGACTCTCATCCCGGCTGTGCAGAGGATATAGAGAGGTGTCTCTTTGTGTTTTGCCCGAGGCACATGTTCTGCAGCAAAGCTCAGAAGTGGAGAGATGTAATCGCTGACTTTTTCTGGAGAGGTAGCAAACTCTGAAATGCCTGCAGAAATGGACAGTTGGGTTAGCAGGGATGTCATGGCGTaaagagaaaatgtcttcagTGTGCTGAATCTGGGAGAGATTCAGGCTTCACTCTATTCTAGTTTTGCCTATTTCTCTACTTCCACCCTGCTATATGGCATGAAGGGTTCAGTTCCATAACCTCTTCTCTGTCATTGGTATATCGATCCGACTGAGCATCTGTTACGTGTCCTACACAGGAGCATATTCTTGCCCTTGAGAAATGTACCCTTCTCTCCTCAGGCAAACCCCAATGGTTACAACACCATCCACTGCTATAGGCCTTCAGCTCAATCCCTAGTGGTCTTTCCCAACCTTCAGATCAGGTCAAAGTGATTGTCTAATGCAGGCAGCCACTGCCTGTCCTCACGGAGAGCCCAAACATGATGAGTTCTGCAGCTGGTACTACAGATCTGTTTCTGCTGCCTGTGCGTGGCATCCAGGGTAAACTCTCTCTCATGCCCCCATGCAGACTGCCTTCTACTGTCACAGACCACTTCTGGGTCTGCTTATGCTAGTTTCTTTGGACACTGCCATCTGCTGCTGGCCTAGTGTATGTAGCTCACTGCCTTCCAGTTTCCACTGATCCCTCCACCTCCTACCCCAAGGATGCtttttttgattttggttttgttttgtttgttttaaacccTTCTAAGGCTCCTCTAACCAACCCAGATGAACTTAGCTTAGAGATATACTGCTAGCCACACAATGGCCCATCCTTACCTCCTCTCAGAGTTCCTTTCTCTCACCACAAAACACCTTGTTCTGGCCTTTGGGCCTCTGAGTGCCCTGCAGAAAGTCTTTTCTTCCCTTACCTCCTTTACCCAATCAACTTTTGCCTGtccattcagctccttctcccACGGAAGTCTTCTCTAGCAGAGTCCTAAGGGATATCAGCTCTCCTCACAGACTGTGCTCCCCTTTGCCAGCTATGTGTCTGTTCATCACAGTACACTCCTGCCTTGTCTCATTATAGCTGGAGAAGGGCTCACACTTTGTCTTGTCCTGTTCATACCCCAGCACTTAACATTATCTGGCAAGAGGAGGTACTTGGGAACATCTGATCAATACTTATTATTAAAAGTGAACGGGAGGTAAGTAGACAGCTTAGCAGTTAAAGCACTGGCGctctgcagaggacctaggtttggttcccagcacttataTTGTGGCTCCCAACCAACCAGTTCAGGGGCTCCAGTCACTTCTTCCGGCCTCCCTaagcacctgcatacacacattgCATAAACATATACTCAGGCACACAGGCATaattaatatctttttaaaaagtaaatgagtgTTTATAGCTGTCATTGAGTCTACAATATCGAAACAGTGGGGACTTGAGAAGTTCTACAACTTCCTACTTCACACATTAGGGAATTATAGACCCAGAAAGGAAACAGCAGAAAATGGAGTTAAAGGCAAAACTTTTGACTCTGCACCCAGAGCTAGTTCAGTGGAAAACTAGCCAGAATCTATTTCTAATATACTTAGAGCCTTGTTtatattaacaataaataaatatcagaatCTTTATTTATGGAAATCCACTGATGTTATTTTCACTTCTCAGTAGAGGGTAATAAACCATGTTGGTTATTACTTCTCAATATCCTGTTTTAAACTTTCTGTGCCatgttataattatttatatttatgggtACAGTATGAAGACCAGACACGTGAGCACACTGCAAAGCAAGCAAAGCGAGCACCTAGCATGTCCATCCCTTTGAGCACAGATCATTTCTTTGTGCCTCTCTGGcattttagaaaatacatttattgaaCAGTCTGCATTTAATATTTTAGCACTCACACACTAGTGAGAGACAGAATGAAAGTTCAGTGTTTCTGTTAATATGTGCAGCCTACTGTTTTAAATCAGAGCTGATTGAGTCTAGGAATGAAAAGCTCATTTTAAATGCTCCATTCCCAATGCCCCAAGAGCGTACCAACCACGGACAAGGCAGAGAGATCCTGAGAAGGTTGGAGACTATCGCTGCTTAGGCTATTTAAAGAGGAAAGCAAGATGTGATTCCATACTTCACACGGCTTAGAAATGAAAtgatcctatctttaaaaactgACTATATTTACATTcacttttttggtttgtttttgtttttttaaagacagtttctctgtgtgtccctggaacttactgtgtagagcaggatggccttgaactcacagagatccaactgcctctgcttcctgagtgctgggattaagggcgtgcAACGTCACTGCCTGGTTACATTCGTTCTTTTCTAAGTCCCGAGATTGCCCTTATGAATAATCTAGAGCATAAGAAATGCATCCAGGCAAGTGGAGTCTAGTGACTCAAGTGAGGAGAAGAACTGTAAGCCAAAGGTCAGCATGGCTGTCTCagtaaaacactgtctcaaaaataaagagggCTAGGGGCATAACTTGCTGGTAGAGCACTGTCTAGTATATATGACTCTTATGGTCAATATCAGCACCAcgaaagaaagagaagggcaagggagagagggaaggagagaaggggggagaaaagagaaagggtagggatgaaaaggaagacatctgcatagtaatttttttaaaaaaaaatcactaatacataccaatatttaaacaaatagtATGTTAAATTTAAAGTGACAATCAAGAGTTATCtgaaaatgtctgtttttaaGAAAGCGTTCCCAAATAGGAGAAACAAAGCAGAAGTTTCCCAGCAGTGTTAGAACATGAGCACACACCATGGGGTGAGTGTGATGACGGCCACAGGTGACACAGGCTGTGGGTGTGTGATCAGGATaaggaaatgggaagagaaacaaagccaGCTACTACACTGCGTTAGGCCCTGCCTTGAACTTAGAAGCAAGGCTGGGCAGTGTGATCGAGAGGGGAGGTATCGCACGCAGGGAGTGGTATCATAGAATTACAGGAACCTAGAACCTGGCTCAAGTCCTCAGCTGTTCCTATCCCATACCGGGCTTAATTTTCATCACCACTGGCTTCCGGTTTTTGTCCCTCATCTGTCTGATGTCCAGCAGGTCATGAGGATTGCCGTTGTGCTGAGGCCAGCAATAGACAAATATCCGAGACCCACTACTGCCGCAGTCCACCACAATGCCATAGTTCACGTTGGGGTTGTTGGTGTCTGTAGCCTCAACGTCTGTGACTCGGGCCAAGTACCTTGTTTAGAAATACATGAGTGTTATTATTAAAACAGAGCATCGTCCTGCTCTAACAGGGAAGCCTCACTGCAGAAGTACATGAGTGCCCTCCATGCTATATAATGATCTCTCTCTGGGACTCTCTGTGACAGAGGACAAGTCAAAAGACCAAACCAATCCTGAGACCCCTATTCAGGTATATGCTCACCTCTCCTGAGCACACTCCTCAGGTTCCAGAGATGACTGTCTCCAAAATGCAAGTGTTTACTCAGAACCCAGCTTAAACAGGTTGAAGGGGCTCCTTGACAATCCTGGGGCCTCTTACAACATGGACTCTGCAGCCAGCTGTCAGGCACTTCCAACAGTCCAATTTACTAACAGGTAGTCAGCACAGGGTCCAGTTCCTACAGCCATGTGTTCCTGTGCCTGTTCAGTGATCACATGATGGTCCAGAGACTGTTCTCTCCTCTGATGCTCATCTGCCGTGAGCCTAACCATGAGTGCACAACTATCCTCTAGGAGGTGATCAGATCAGGAGGAAGGAGACATCAGAGCAACCCCACCTCTTCCTGCTGTGGGAACTGGGACAAAGCCCTCACTAGAAACAAACGTTGCTGGCATTTTGCTCTTGGAACCCCAGCttctagagtagtggttctcaacttttctaatgttatgaccctttaatacagttcctcatgttggggtgatctccaaccataaaagttatttcattgctacttcatactgTAATattgctatgaattgtaatgtaaatatatgtgttttccaaAGGTCTCAGGCAACCTCTGTAAAGGGTCACTCAACTCTCAAAGgggttgtgactcacaggttgagaaccctgcTCTTGAGCGTTATGAAGTACAACTGTTGCTGCCCAATGTTCTGTTACTGCAGCTAGAACAAAATCAGCCAGAAAGTATGACATTCCTTCTGGAACACAAAGTCCTTATCTCTTACCTTTGAAATTTCTTGTCCTTTGACAGCCACCCATACTTGCTGCGGAttataacaacagaaaagtatAAAAGGGAGACAGCTGCAGCCAGGATGCTAATGACAACGATTTGTCGTAAATTGGTGTTCAGAATTCGAGGACAGCCCACTGGAGAGATGCTAAAATGCCAAGAAgcaggaaagagacaggaaatgCCAATCCTGAAATTCCAAAGAAACAGATTTTAGATGCTTGATGTTCAGCATgagctctccctgcttcctgtctgctggtGGCTGCACTGAGCATGCTCCAGATTGCTGTTTGGTGATTATAAAACATGCGTCATTATAAAATGACACGATGAGCATGACATCCTGCTGGTTATAACACTCCTGGATTATAATATTCCTACATTTCCCCCCTGTCTGGGGAGCATTACAAAAACATCTGTCTTTTTACAAAAGGGAATGCCAGTTCCTAAGTTTAGCCAGATAAACACAGAAATCTATAATGAAATCCAACTTAAGGATGATGGCACGAAGGGGACTGAGGACACAGAAATGGCTGTAAGCTACCCATAAACACCAGCAGCCTAATGGACCAACGTTATGCATTAGTGACTCAATGACTTAGGGGAAGTGAGTTAGCATGTGATTCTAATGTAAATTTCTGCCAGATGACCTGGTAAtgggaaaacagtctttcaaCAGAACCTCCTTTATGAAATCAGCAAGGGAACTCAGATGAGTTCTAGGATTTGTCCCACATCTCCTCTGAGACATGTTTTGCAAACAGAAAGGAGTTCAATGTATGCCATGAAAGAGAGGCAAACTGTAGAGCCGTCAGCAGGTGCTGCCTGTAGGGTACATTTCATCACTTCATGGTTTCTATCCTCTTTGTTGTGAAGAGTACTTCATGGACTAAAACCTCTCATTGAAGGAGATAGACTGCCAACCCCTTGAAATTTCTATTCAGTTTCCTTTCACAGGAGTTCTGAGGACACTCCACACCCGAGTCTTCCTCTTCTGCACCTCAGAGGCCCTAGGCTGCTATCCTGTG encodes:
- the Entpd4 gene encoding ectonucleoside triphosphate diphosphohydrolase 4 isoform X2; the protein is MGRIGISCLFPASWHFSISPVGCPRILNTNLRQIVVISILAAAVSLLYFSVVIIRSKYGWLSKDKKFQRYLARVTDVEATDTNNPNVNYGIVVDCGSSGSRIFVYCWPQHNGNPHDLLDIRQMRDKNRKPVVMKIKPGISEFATSPEKVSDYISPLLSFAAEHVPRAKHKETPLYILCTAGMRVLPESQQKAILEDLLTDIPVHYDFLFSDSHAEVISGKQEGVYAWIGINFVLGRFEHIEEDDEAVVEVNIPGSESSEAIVRKRTAGILDMGGVSTQIAYEVPKTEEVAKNLLAEFNLGCDVHQTEHVYRVYVATFLGFGGNAARQRYEDRLFASTVQKNRLLGKQTGLTPDAPFLDPCLPLDLKDEIQQNGQTLYLRGTGDFDLCRETLQPFMNKTNETQTSLNGVYQPPIHFQNSEFYGFSEFYYCTEDVLRMGGDYNAAKFTKAAKDYCATKWSILRERFDRGLYASHADLHRLKYQCFKSAWMFEVFHRGFSFPVTYKSLKTALQVYDKEVQWTLGAILYRTRFLPLRDIRQEVFRAGHAHWQGVSFVYNHYLFSGCFLVVLLSILLYLLRLRRIHRRAPRTGSLWMEEGLPSQKGPGPL
- the Entpd4 gene encoding ectonucleoside triphosphate diphosphohydrolase 4 isoform X1 — protein: MGRIGISCLFPASWHFSISPVGCPRILNTNLRQIVVISILAAAVSLLYFSVVIIRSKYGWLSKDKKFQRYLARVTDVEATDTNNPNVNYGIVVDCGSSGSRIFVYCWPQHNGNPHDLLDIRQMRDKNRKPVVMKIKPGISEFATSPEKVSDYISPLLSFAAEHVPRAKHKETPLYILCTAGMRVLPESQQKAILEDLLTDIPVHYDFLFSDSHAEVISGKQEGVYAWIGINFVLGRFEHIEEDDEAVVEVNIPGSESSEAIVRKRTAGILDMGGVSTQIAYEVPKTVSFASSQQEEVAKNLLAEFNLGCDVHQTEHVYRVYVATFLGFGGNAARQRYEDRLFASTVQKNRLLGKQTGLTPDAPFLDPCLPLDLKDEIQQNGQTLYLRGTGDFDLCRETLQPFMNKTNETQTSLNGVYQPPIHFQNSEFYGFSEFYYCTEDVLRMGGDYNAAKFTKAAKDYCATKWSILRERFDRGLYASHADLHRLKYQCFKSAWMFEVFHRGFSFPVTYKSLKTALQVYDKEVQWTLGAILYRTRFLPLRDIRQEVFRAGHAHWQGVSFVYNHYLFSGCFLVVLLSILLYLLRLRRIHRRAPRTGSLWMEEGLPSQKGPGPL